A region of Spiroplasma endosymbiont of Crioceris asparagi DNA encodes the following proteins:
- a CDS encoding RluA family pseudouridine synthase has translation MTQEISLLFVGEPMRLDKYLVETLKSEFDFSRTIIQKMIDNNQILVNGILKPANYKLSQDDVIQINIEEPTDSSILPKDIKFEVVYEDKDIIVVDKPNDLTVHPAPENYENTLVNGLLFKIKDLSSIGGEKRPGIVHRLDKMTTGLMVVAKNDNSHKILSEAFKNREVKKKYLALVNGVIKENKGRIVAPIGRSSSDRKKMEVTSKNSKEAITLFEVVGRGEDCTLVECEILTGRTHQIRVHFKYINHPIIGDHVYGYEKDKNYSFGQYLHAYYLEFQHPTKNKKIIFSSNLPKSFTILLNEKGIKWKN, from the coding sequence ATGACACAAGAAATTAGTTTATTATTTGTAGGTGAACCTATGCGTTTAGATAAATATTTAGTGGAGACTCTAAAAAGTGAGTTTGATTTTTCAAGAACAATTATTCAAAAAATGATTGATAATAATCAAATATTAGTAAATGGTATTTTAAAACCTGCAAATTATAAATTATCTCAAGATGATGTAATTCAAATAAACATTGAAGAACCAACTGATAGTAGCATTTTGCCAAAAGATATTAAGTTTGAAGTAGTTTATGAAGATAAAGATATTATCGTTGTTGATAAACCAAATGATTTAACAGTTCATCCAGCTCCTGAAAATTATGAAAATACATTAGTTAATGGTTTATTGTTTAAAATTAAAGACTTATCTTCAATTGGTGGAGAAAAACGTCCAGGAATAGTTCACAGACTAGATAAAATGACAACTGGTTTAATGGTTGTTGCTAAAAATGATAATTCTCATAAAATATTATCAGAAGCATTCAAAAATCGTGAAGTTAAAAAGAAATATCTTGCTTTAGTTAATGGCGTAATTAAAGAAAATAAAGGACGAATTGTTGCACCAATTGGTAGAAGTTCATCAGATCGTAAAAAAATGGAAGTTACATCCAAAAATTCTAAAGAAGCAATTACGTTATTTGAAGTAGTTGGAAGGGGAGAAGATTGTACTTTGGTTGAGTGTGAAATTCTAACTGGAAGAACACATCAAATCAGAGTCCACTTTAAATATATTAATCATCCAATTATAGGGGACCATGTTTATGGATATGAAAAAGATAAAAATTATAGTTTTGGACAATATTTGCACGCTTATTATTTAGAATTTCAGCATCCTACTAAAAATAAAAAAATTATTTTTTCATCAAATTTGCCAAAATCATTTACAATATTACTAAATGAAAAAGGAATTAAATGAAAAAACTAA